TGATACGTTCTTCGATTTGTTAGGGGATTACATTGGTGATGTCTTTTACGATATATTGCCTGAAAAGGGCTATGAACTCCGTGATGAGCAGATTTATATGGCCTTCCAAGTGGAGCAGGCCTTCAAGAATAAAGGAATTGTTTTCGCCGAAGCTGGCGTAGGCACCGGTAAAACATTCGTCTATCTCATTTATGCCATTCTATACGCAAGATACATGGGTAAGCCGGCGATTGTCTCCTGCTCGGACGAAACACTGATTGAGCAGCTCGTTAAAGAGGGCGGTGATATCGAAAAACTCGAAAAAGCGCTCGGGTTGAAGGTCGATGTCCGATTGGCAAAAGCAAGAGAGCAATATGTGTGCGTGAAAAAGCTTGATGACCTTTCAAACACCTCGGATGTAAAAGAAATCCTTGACGTCCATGATCAGTTGCCAGATTTCATCTTTGATGAAGGGATTTCAATGAATTCATTCACTCGCTATGGTGACCGAAAGGAATATCCATGGGTGACAAATGAAAATTGGGCTTCAATGGCCTGGGATCCACTTCAGCAATGCTCAACATGCAGTTGGCGCCACCGTTGCGGCCAAACATTGAACCGTGATTACTATCGCCATGCCGGCGATTTGATTATTTGCTCACATGATTTTTACATGGAGCATGTCTGGACGAAAGATTCCCGTAAAAGGGAAGGGCAGATGCCATTGCTTCCAGAAGCAAGTACCGTGATTTTTGATGAGGGCCACTTGCTTGAATTTGCAGCTCAAAAAGGACTAACATACCGATTCAACTCACAAACTTTGACCACTGTCCTGACAGGATATATGCACCAGGACGTTCGAGAGGAATCACTGTATTTAATTGAGGATATATTAGAGCTTCATGATTCATGGTTTGACCTTTTGGTTGAAAACTCATCTGCGATAGAAGGTTCTAATCGAAAAGAAGTACCGATGCTATCAAATATCAGGAAAACTGCAGAAACACTAGAGAAAAAGGTTAGCGATTTAATGGACCAGCTGGTGTTTGACGCGGAAATGTTCCTGATTGACGAATACCATTTAAAAATCATGGAAGAGTATCTCGAGTTTTTCGCATACGGTCTTTCCGTTTTCTTGAAGAATGACGAAGGGATTTTCTGGCTGGAAGAGAATGAAGTGCAAACATCTCTAGTCATCATGCCTCGACTAGTTGAGGATATATTGAAAAAAGAAGTATTTTCACAAAATATCCCGTTTGTATTTTCTTCAGCCACCTTGTCTCAAGCCGGGGATTTCAACTATATTGCGAAAAGCCTGGGGATCGAAAAATACTCCTCCTTTACTGTAGAGTCACCATTTGATTATGAAGAACAAATGGAATTGGTGGCACACATCGAGGATGATGAAATGAAGAAATGGATCAAAATAGGGGACGACCTTATAAGCAGCAATGGCAGCTCGCTTGTTTTGTTCTCTTCCATGCAGGAAATGGAACGATTCCGGATGTGGTCTGAAAAACAAGAATGGAGTTTTTCTATCTTGTTTGAAGGAGACCGTGAAATCAGTGAAACCGTAAAGGAATTCCAGAATGACATCGAGGCGGTTTTATGTTCCTTCAGTTTATGGGAAGGACTGGACGTACCTGGAGAGTCACTGGTTCAAGTCATCATTGCTTCATTGCCATTCCCGCCTCATGATCCAGTCTTCCAGGCGAAAAGAAAGCATGCGGATAATCCAACTGCTGATGTAGATATACCATATATGCTCCTGCGCCTAAGACAGGGAATGGGCCGATTGATCAGAACCAATCAAGATAGCGGAACCGTACATGTGTGGCTTACTCAAAATCAAAAAGCTGCGTACTATGAAGAGTTAAAAGGTGTACTGCCTGTTCAAGATATTCAATGGAAATAGAAAAATCCCGAAAGGACTAATCCTTTCGGGATTTTTCAGGTAGGTGTTAGTCTCTGCAACCGCACTTTCTGCGGCGGCGGTCACGATCGTCATCTCGATCATCCCTAGCACCGGCTACTAAATCCTCGATCAAACAACGGCGCACAGCACGGCAAAGGTCATCAAAGTCAACAGTTGCCCTGACTCTGTCTCTGTCACGGTTAGGGTAAAATACGCCTGCTACATCATTGTCATTACGATTGTATCCCATTAGAAACTCAACTCCTTTCCATAATGAAAGATACTTACACAATATCTTATGTGGAGAGGGACAAGTTGTTAGGGTCTCTACCTATTTTTCTCATAAATGTGCTGGTCTCATATGATAAAAGTTTAATAGAAAGAAAAAAAGCAAGCGAAGCTGCTTGCTTTTTTAATGCATATGACGATATACACCGATAACTTTTCCAAGTATGGATACGTTACGAAGGATGATAGGGTCCATCGTAGGGTTTTCAGGCTGGAGCCTGAAATAATCCTTTTCCTTGAAGAAACGCTTAACTGTTGCCTCATCATCCTCTGTCATCGCTACAACAATGTCCCCGTTATTTGCCGTCTTTTGCTGTTTAACAATAACATAGTCACCGTCGAGGATGCCTGCTTCAATCATACTGTCACCCATGATTTCCAGCATGAAAACCTGCTCATCATGTGGAACAAGGCGGTCAGGAAGAGGGAAGTACTCTTCTACATTTTCTATGGCCGTGATCGGCATACCAGCTGTTACTTTACCGACAACAGGTACGTTCACCACATTATATTTAGGAATGCGGCTATCTTCTTCTATTTCCAGAATTTCAATTGCACGCGGCTTGGTAGGATCACGTCGGATCAAGCCTTTGCTCTCAAGTCTTGCAAGGTGTCCATGGACAGTGGAGCTTGATGCAAGCCCAACAGCTTCACCGATTTCGCGTACGGATGGCGGATACCCTTTTTTCTTGACTTCGCCTTTTATGAATTCAAATATATCTTGTTGCCGCTTCGATAACTTTGTCATATTCACGCACCTCGTATATTTTCTTGTCCTAATTATACCATGTCTACTCCACAGATACAAACATAAGTTCGAATTTTTAGATTGACACGAAACAAATGTTCGATTTATAATGAAATCAACTAGTCGAACATACATTCGTTAAGGGGTGCCGTAAATGAAAAAACTATGGGAAAACTATTCATATGCCTTGATCCTGATTGCAGTCAGCTTAATCTTTTCATTGGTAGCAAAAGCGCAATTAAATAACGAAGATGCATACATAACTGTTACTATAGAAGAAGGACAATCACTGTGGGAAATTGCAGAGGTGTTTGCTGGCGAACATAATTTTACCGAAAATGAATTCGTCAGCTGGGTAGAAAAAGAAAACGGAATTATTGGGGAAATTGTCTTTCCGGGAGATGAACTGGTAATCCCTGTTGTGGCTGATCAGATGGAGCCTACCCAGATTGCCGGAGCAGAAAGATAGATTTGACTGGAATAAGGTGACAACATGAAAGCAATTATTTATTGCCGCGTAAGTACAACTAAGGAAACGCAGGAAACTTCGCTGATCAGGCAGGAAGAAGAGTTGCTGCGCCTGGCAAGCAACTATGGTTTTGAAGTAGCGAGTATTATTAAAGAAAAAGCTAGTGGGTATGATCTTGAAAGGGAAGGGATCCTGGAACTGCTGGAATTGATCAAGGACAAGAAGATAGGGGCATTGCTCATCCAGGATGAAACAAGACTTGGAAGAGGCAATGCCAAGGTTGCGATTCTTCATTGTATCCTAAAAGAAAATGTAAAATTATATAGTGTCTCCCATAGTGGGGAACTCCAGCTTTCAGAATCAGATTCCATGGTGCTGCAGATTGTCAGTATGGTGGAAGAGTATCAGAGGAAAATCCATAATATTAAGATTAAGCGT
This window of the Mesobacillus jeotgali genome carries:
- a CDS encoding ATP-dependent DNA helicase, yielding MKKNLPFTITKNDTFFDLLGDYIGDVFYDILPEKGYELRDEQIYMAFQVEQAFKNKGIVFAEAGVGTGKTFVYLIYAILYARYMGKPAIVSCSDETLIEQLVKEGGDIEKLEKALGLKVDVRLAKAREQYVCVKKLDDLSNTSDVKEILDVHDQLPDFIFDEGISMNSFTRYGDRKEYPWVTNENWASMAWDPLQQCSTCSWRHRCGQTLNRDYYRHAGDLIICSHDFYMEHVWTKDSRKREGQMPLLPEASTVIFDEGHLLEFAAQKGLTYRFNSQTLTTVLTGYMHQDVREESLYLIEDILELHDSWFDLLVENSSAIEGSNRKEVPMLSNIRKTAETLEKKVSDLMDQLVFDAEMFLIDEYHLKIMEEYLEFFAYGLSVFLKNDEGIFWLEENEVQTSLVIMPRLVEDILKKEVFSQNIPFVFSSATLSQAGDFNYIAKSLGIEKYSSFTVESPFDYEEQMELVAHIEDDEMKKWIKIGDDLISSNGSSLVLFSSMQEMERFRMWSEKQEWSFSILFEGDREISETVKEFQNDIEAVLCSFSLWEGLDVPGESLVQVIIASLPFPPHDPVFQAKRKHADNPTADVDIPYMLLRLRQGMGRLIRTNQDSGTVHVWLTQNQKAAYYEELKGVLPVQDIQWK
- the lexA gene encoding transcriptional repressor LexA, with amino-acid sequence MTKLSKRQQDIFEFIKGEVKKKGYPPSVREIGEAVGLASSSTVHGHLARLESKGLIRRDPTKPRAIEILEIEEDSRIPKYNVVNVPVVGKVTAGMPITAIENVEEYFPLPDRLVPHDEQVFMLEIMGDSMIEAGILDGDYVIVKQQKTANNGDIVVAMTEDDEATVKRFFKEKDYFRLQPENPTMDPIILRNVSILGKVIGVYRHMH
- the yneA gene encoding cell division suppressor protein YneA encodes the protein MKKLWENYSYALILIAVSLIFSLVAKAQLNNEDAYITVTIEEGQSLWEIAEVFAGEHNFTENEFVSWVEKENGIIGEIVFPGDELVIPVVADQMEPTQIAGAER
- a CDS encoding YneB family resolvase-like protein; this translates as MKAIIYCRVSTTKETQETSLIRQEEELLRLASNYGFEVASIIKEKASGYDLEREGILELLELIKDKKIGALLIQDETRLGRGNAKVAILHCILKENVKLYSVSHSGELQLSESDSMVLQIVSMVEEYQRKIHNIKIKRGMKRAIEHGYKPQRNLKKQGVNSGRDRKEMPVEEIVKLRNNGLTFAEIAATLRGFGYNVSKATVNRRYLEYIETNE